In Chiroxiphia lanceolata isolate bChiLan1 chromosome 7, bChiLan1.pri, whole genome shotgun sequence, the DNA window CCTCCTCTGCCCGGACTCGAACTGCCGTCCCGACGgctccgcgccgccgccgcccgccgccgccgcctccaaAGCCAGTCCCgccgcggcggcagcggcggcggcggcgtcGGGGGCGGCCAAGCCCCCCGCCGACGGGGGCGAGACTCACCCGGCGAAGTACGGGGAGCACGGCAGCCCCGCCATCCTCCTCATGGGCTCTAATAATGGAGGACCTGTTATAAAGCCCGACTCGCAACAGCCGCTGGTGTGGCCTGCCTGGGTCTACTGCACTAGGTATTCAGACAGACCGTCCTCGGGTAAGGAACCGCGGCGCATCTGGGAGCTGTTAAATCGTGACAAGGtcgcccccccctccccttcccctcttccccccttGGCTTTGGCTCCCGGCCTGTTCAGGACCTTCGCGTGGGGAGGCGCGGGGGGAGGGTGGCCTGGGTCACCCGGGGCGAGAGGAAACgcgtcccccccccccctccacccctccttccttctccgAGTCTCCCAAATTTGAATGTGACGCCTGGCCCCGATTCGGCAGCGGTTCGATGCGGAGAGCCGGCGAGAGCGACCCCCTTCCCGCGCCCCTGGCCCGCCCCGCCTGCCGCAGCCCCGGGTGTTCCGCAGCGCGGCGGCGCGGGATGAGAGCcgagagagaaaaaaccagCGGGTTCGGCCGCTTCCTTGCTCTGAAGCTTTCTCTccccttattttattttatttctttcctgggtGCTGGTGGCGGGGGGGAAGACCCGAGCCACATGTTGAGCGGCTgctggcggggcggggggggatGAGGGAGGTACTGTTTTCTTGGCAGGCGAaggaaaaagggcttttttGGAAGGTGGCGGAGGGGCTGTTTTACCGGGGCCTCTGCAGCGAGCCAGGCAGGCTCTTAGGCCGCGCATTGCTGCTGGAGCCggtgctccctgctgctgtttggggcCCAGCTCCGGGGAGGGGATGTGCCTCTGTCCGGGGCCGTCCCGGTGGGAGCCACCGGCTCGGCCCTCCCGACCCCATTCTGCCACCCCTTCTACCTCTTTAAACTCCTCAGGTGTCCCAGGCAGCCCCTTATTCATCACCGTTACGTTCTGGTTTTAAATGACATTTGTTTGCAAGAAGTAGACAGCGAGGAGAGGGGGTTCCGACATGACACCCCCGGCCAGCAGCCAGGGCTCCGGTAGCACGGTGCGGGGCCGGGGTAGGCTGTCCTGTGCCTTCCCGGGGGCCGCTCCGATGCGCGGGGAAGGCGTTgctgccctgccccggccccgctccgcgctGCCCGGCCTAGTGCTCCCCGCCGGCCTTCAGTGCGGCCGAGCTGTCTCCATCCCCCGTTATTGACACGTCCAGCGACTTGAAACTCAGAAAAGCCTCTTTGATTGACTGGGGTGATTGATGGGGTGATAGAGCTGTCAGACGGCGCGGCCTCGCTCCCGGCCGGCCCGGCCGCGGGTGTTGTGCTGCCGATTCCCAGGGCCGCCGTGCGCCCGGCGTTCTGCACTTGCgccttcatttcctttcctcccctttcttcGGGCAAAGAATCATTTCTGAATGTCCTCCCCGACGCTCCCTGCTCGCCGCAGCCCGGAGGGGAGAAGGGCGAGGGGAGGATGGCTCAGCTCGGCCACTCTCTTTGTTGTGCTCGGAGCTGCCCTCCGGCCTCGGCTGCTTCTCCTGGCTCCGGGGATGAGCGGGCTGCGGCGGTCGGAGGCGCCGGCACCCCGCTGCAAGGTGCCGGGGCTCAGCTATTCACTCCCCGCGCCCTCCGCCCCTCCTCCGGCCCAGCCTGGGAGCATCCCGCCGGGCCCCGTCCCTCTCCCCGCCGACAGCCGCTGCCGAGCCGCGGAGAATCCCCCTGTTCGGGGAAGGGCTGCGCCGGGAGAGGAGATTTCGGCCTACTCGGCAGCAGGGAGGCCTCACTGGCTTTGGCTTCGGCTGCTGCTGCCGGGGGTCTGCGGGCCCGGGGCCACCCGCCGAGCCCGGCAGCTGTCGGGGGATTTTCGTAGATCCCTTTCTTCACGGttcccccccttcctctcctcctctctcctctcgTCGTGCAGGGCCGGGCCGGCGAGCAGAGGACAGGGGGTACCCTCTCCTCCCTGGCCGGGCGCTGCCCCCAGGATGTGCCCCGGGACCGGGCAGCTTCCCGGGTGAGCTGTGTCGCACTTCAGCCGGCCCCATTGCGGCCTGGAGATGGAGCGGCGGGGGCACTGCATTCGGCTGGGATGGACGGAGGGAGCCACAAGCGGGGCCGGGGGACCCTGGCAAGGATCGGCCGCCAGAGAGCCCGGACGACccgggcggtggcggcggggcACCGGGGTGGCGGCGGAGAAGGACTCCCTGGGACTGAGCTGGCCTTGCGGAGATGGTCATGGCCCCCAAAAAAGAGACCAAGGCAGCCTTCGGCCCGTTTGCTGCTGGCGGCGGCTTTCCGGTGCCTGGCAGCGGGGATCCTTGTTCCCCGCGCTGCCTGGCGAAGCCGCTGCCCGACCGGCGCGCTCCGGTCCCGAACCGTGCAGAAAGAGTACGGCTCgtcccggcggggcgggcggagcggcaCCCCGACGTGTGCCGGGGCGGGGGCCGAGCGGGCTCCGCTCCCCTGGCTCTGCGGGGCCGGCtctgcggggccggggcggcgggcgaTGCGCGGGCGCGCTCGGCCCCGGCCTCCCCGCTCCTTCCCCATCCTTCCCTCTGCCGCGCCggggcggcggtgccggggtttgggggttgggggggacaCACAAATGCACCCGTCGGCCATTTTTCCGCGGCCGgcggggagggggtggaggtCGGTCGGTCGGTCTGTCGGTCGGTCGGCGGCACGGCCCTGCCCAGCGGCGTGTGTGTGCCCTGCCCGCAGGCCCCCGCACCAGGaagctgaagaagaagaagacagagaaagaggaCAAGCGGCCGCGGACGGCGTTCACGGCCGAGCAGCTGCAGCGGCTGAAGGCGGAGTTCCAGGCGAACCGGTACATCACGGAGCAGCGGCGGCAAAGCCTGGCCCAGGAGCTCAGCCTCAACGAGTCCCAGATCAAGATCTGGTTCCAGAACAAACGAGCCAAGATCAAGAAGGCGACGGGCATCAAAAACGGGCTGGCGCTGCATCTCATGGCCCAGGGACTCTACAACCACTCCACCACCACGGTGCAGGACAAAGAGGAGAGCGAGTGAGGCGGGcggccccagcccagccctgcgcCGCGGCGCCGGCCCGCCGGCCGGGAGGCGGACAGGTGCGATTTAAAAGCAGATCTATTGTCTATCCATAGTATAAGGACTCcgattaagaaaaaaaataaaatatgaacacttaaaaaattatctctatATAGCCAAACAGCATATGACCttgtatatatttaatttcaggtAAGAAATACGTGTAGCGATCTCTATTTGCTGGAcagtttctctcttcccttctctctctttctcctttcttttgttcGTTTGTTcgttttctttgctttcctttttttctttttttgcccccCCCCCTTGTCCGTTGCTCTTGTTTTACAGTAAGTGTTggatttttctcatctttcgtttgatcttattttatttttgtgtgtgtgtgtgaatttctgtctctctcttttttttttcccgaggaaaaaaaataattctgatccACAGACTGCGAGACTGAACCCGCCGCTACAAGCCAAAGATTTTATTATGTTCAGAAATCTGTAGTCTGAAATAAAGTGTAGACTGTGTTCAGGATCCAGGCTGGCCGTAGTTCTTTATTTTAGTGTATGgatgtttgtatatatatatatataagaaatgtatatatacatacaccATATGCTGTGTACATAGTGCCATTTTGGTGGCATATTTAGGTTTTGTTTCCGATGGATAGG includes these proteins:
- the EN1 gene encoding homeobox protein engrailed-1 translates to MEEPPEGHGHRDAAPGPASSGSGSDGESVPVSPSPAPASPAAPCPLPLPRRRHPPPPPPAPPPPPHRTTNFFIDNILRPDFGCKKEPPAPAGGGGGGSRERDGDRGQSSGRENVNPLLARPPNPPALLCPDSNCRPDGSAPPPPAAAASKASPAAAAAAAAASGAAKPPADGGETHPAKYGEHGSPAILLMGSNNGGPVIKPDSQQPLVWPAWVYCTRYSDRPSSGPRTRKLKKKKTEKEDKRPRTAFTAEQLQRLKAEFQANRYITEQRRQSLAQELSLNESQIKIWFQNKRAKIKKATGIKNGLALHLMAQGLYNHSTTTVQDKEESE